A part of Agromyces protaetiae genomic DNA contains:
- a CDS encoding DUF3073 domain-containing protein: MGRGRQKAKHTKVARELKYFSPETDYNALERELTGSQHDHLEDELSKWAEYTADDDTYVPGDGTQR, from the coding sequence ATGGGGCGCGGCCGTCAGAAAGCCAAGCACACGAAGGTCGCTCGTGAGCTGAAGTACTTCAGCCCTGAGACCGACTACAACGCGCTTGAGCGCGAACTCACGGGTTCGCAGCACGATCATCTCGAAGACGAGCTGTCGAAGTGGGCGGAGTACACCGCCGACGACGACACCTACGTCCCCGGCGACGGCACCCAGCGCTGA
- the purF gene encoding amidophosphoribosyltransferase, translating to MCGIVGIVSTEPVNQQIYDSLLLLQHRGQDSTGIATAAGPVFHMAKARGQVREAFRTRDMRSLLGNIGLGHVRYTTKGAAEREEEAQPFYVNAPYGIILVHNGNLTNTRELSEDLFRIDRRHVNSTSDTEMLLNVLATELQGQIEGLSLDPDQVFRAVSQVHERVEGSYAVIALIAGHGLLAFRDPFGIRPLILGRRERNGKDEWMVASESLVLENGDYEIVRDVEPGEAIFITLDGELVSRQVARNPRLVPCSFEYVYLARPDSIMNGISVYESRLRMGDRLAQTVAKHVPLGDIDVVMPIPDSSRPSAMQVAQQLGIEYREGFYKNRYVGRTFIMPGQAQRKSSVRQKLNAMGTEFKGKNILIVDDSIVRGTTSQQIVQMARDAGANKVTFTSAAPPVRFPHVYGINMPSRQELIAHGRTIPEVAAELGADHMIYQEVADLQAAITEGSSVTDLDLSCFTGEYVTGTVTEEYLEWVERTQLS from the coding sequence ATGTGCGGCATCGTCGGCATCGTCTCAACTGAGCCCGTCAACCAGCAGATCTACGACAGCCTGCTCCTCCTGCAGCACCGCGGGCAGGATTCGACGGGCATCGCGACGGCCGCCGGCCCCGTCTTCCACATGGCGAAGGCGCGCGGGCAGGTCCGCGAGGCGTTCCGCACGCGCGACATGCGATCGCTGCTCGGCAACATCGGCCTCGGGCACGTGCGGTACACGACCAAGGGCGCCGCGGAGCGCGAAGAAGAGGCGCAGCCGTTCTACGTGAACGCGCCGTACGGCATCATCCTCGTCCACAACGGCAACCTCACGAACACACGCGAGCTCTCCGAAGACCTCTTCCGCATCGACCGCCGCCACGTCAACTCGACGAGCGACACCGAGATGCTTCTGAACGTGCTCGCGACCGAGCTGCAAGGCCAGATCGAGGGCCTGTCGCTCGACCCCGACCAGGTGTTCCGCGCCGTCTCCCAGGTGCACGAGCGCGTCGAGGGCTCGTACGCCGTCATCGCGCTCATCGCGGGCCACGGCCTGCTCGCGTTCCGCGACCCGTTCGGCATCCGCCCGCTCATCCTCGGCCGCCGCGAGCGCAACGGCAAAGACGAGTGGATGGTCGCGAGCGAGTCGCTCGTGCTCGAGAACGGCGACTACGAGATCGTCCGCGACGTCGAGCCCGGCGAGGCGATCTTCATCACGCTCGACGGCGAGCTCGTCTCGCGCCAGGTCGCGCGCAACCCGCGCCTCGTGCCGTGCTCGTTCGAGTACGTCTACCTCGCCCGCCCCGACTCGATCATGAACGGCATCTCGGTCTACGAGTCGCGGCTGCGCATGGGCGACCGCCTCGCGCAGACCGTCGCGAAGCACGTGCCGCTCGGCGACATCGACGTCGTCATGCCGATCCCCGACTCGTCGCGCCCGTCTGCCATGCAGGTCGCCCAGCAGCTCGGCATCGAGTACCGCGAGGGCTTCTACAAGAACCGCTACGTCGGCCGCACCTTCATCATGCCCGGCCAGGCGCAGCGCAAGAGCTCGGTGCGTCAGAAGCTCAACGCCATGGGAACCGAGTTCAAGGGCAAGAACATCCTCATCGTCGACGACTCGATCGTGCGCGGCACGACGTCGCAGCAGATCGTGCAGATGGCGCGCGACGCGGGCGCCAACAAGGTGACGTTCACCTCCGCCGCCCCGCCCGTGCGCTTCCCGCACGTATACGGCATCAACATGCCGAGCCGCCAAGAGCTCATCGCGCACGGCCGCACGATCCCCGAGGTCGCGGCAGAGCTCGGCGCCGACCACATGATCTACCAAGAGGTCGCCGACCTGCAGGCCGCGATCACCGAAGGCTCGTCGGTCACCGACCTCGACCTGTCGTGCTTCACGGGCGAATACGTCACGGGCACCGTCACCGAGGAGTACCTCGAGTGGGTGGAGCGGACGCAGCTCAGCTGA
- a CDS encoding EamA family transporter, producing the protein MTRSRLAAAFGGPVGATALVVIGLACQEVGASIAVILFPTAGPLGMVTLRLAFSAIVLLAIARPRLTGHPARAWLTVAGFGLVLALMNALFYLSIERIPLGAAVTIEVLGPLALSVVASRRASAWLWAALAAAGVALLGQGSFGHLDPLGVALAGGAGATWAGYILLSARTGRSFPGLDGLAIAMTIGALAILPFGIAATGATLVRPDVLALGAAVALLSSTIPYALELIALRRLPAGTFAVLMSLAPAMAAIAGLVLLGQGFTWVGAIAVALVVAASIGAVRTRGARPEASSTASP; encoded by the coding sequence GTGACCCGCTCCCGCCTCGCCGCCGCCTTCGGCGGACCGGTTGGAGCGACGGCGCTCGTCGTCATCGGCCTCGCGTGCCAGGAGGTCGGCGCGTCGATCGCCGTCATCCTCTTCCCGACCGCGGGCCCGCTCGGCATGGTCACCCTCCGACTCGCCTTCTCGGCGATCGTGCTCCTCGCCATCGCACGGCCGCGGCTCACGGGACATCCTGCCCGCGCCTGGCTCACCGTCGCCGGCTTCGGGCTCGTCCTCGCGCTCATGAACGCGCTCTTCTACCTCTCGATCGAGCGCATCCCGCTGGGCGCCGCCGTCACGATCGAAGTGCTCGGGCCGCTCGCGCTGTCGGTCGTCGCGAGCCGACGGGCCTCGGCGTGGCTCTGGGCCGCCCTCGCCGCGGCGGGCGTCGCGCTCCTCGGCCAGGGCAGCTTCGGCCACCTCGACCCGCTCGGCGTCGCCCTCGCCGGGGGCGCCGGAGCGACGTGGGCGGGGTACATCCTCTTGTCGGCCCGCACCGGCAGGAGCTTCCCCGGACTCGACGGACTCGCGATCGCCATGACGATCGGCGCGCTCGCGATCCTCCCGTTCGGCATCGCCGCGACCGGCGCGACCCTCGTGCGCCCCGACGTGCTCGCCCTCGGCGCCGCCGTCGCGCTCCTGTCGTCGACGATCCCCTATGCGCTCGAACTGATCGCGCTCCGGCGCCTGCCGGCCGGCACGTTCGCCGTGCTCATGAGCCTCGCGCCCGCGATGGCCGCGATCGCGGGGCTCGTCCTGCTCGGGCAGGGGTTCACGTGGGTCGGCGCGATCGCCGTCGCACTCGTCGTGGCCGCGTCGATCGGCGCCGTGCGCACGAGAGGCGCGCGCCCCGAGGCATCCTCTACAGCATCGCCATGA
- a CDS encoding GntR family transcriptional regulator — MKSDRPEQRSLRAQVEQALSRAIITGELAPGALLTVPTLAQQFAVSATPVREAMLELESRGFVAPVRNKGFRVTEVSDEVLRELVEVRRLLEPPAMRRLAQQFPQERLADLRHVAEQIVAGAESGDLRAFLNADVEFHLTLTRMVGNELLTDLVEDLRSRTRLVGLAAMHESNRLGEWAVEHLELLDLLAGGDADGAYGLMHRHIHHTLGWWEGDPGPQFQPEILGYD; from the coding sequence ATGAAGTCGGACAGACCCGAGCAGCGGAGCCTGCGCGCGCAGGTCGAGCAGGCGCTCTCACGGGCGATCATCACGGGCGAGCTCGCCCCTGGCGCGCTCCTGACCGTGCCGACGCTCGCGCAGCAATTCGCCGTCTCGGCGACGCCCGTGCGCGAGGCGATGCTCGAGCTGGAGAGCCGCGGGTTCGTCGCACCCGTGCGCAACAAGGGGTTCCGCGTCACCGAAGTGAGCGACGAGGTGCTCCGCGAACTCGTCGAGGTGCGGCGCCTCCTCGAGCCGCCCGCCATGCGTCGCCTCGCCCAGCAGTTCCCGCAGGAGCGGCTCGCCGACCTCAGGCACGTCGCAGAGCAGATCGTCGCGGGCGCCGAGAGCGGCGACCTGCGCGCGTTCCTCAACGCCGACGTCGAGTTCCACCTGACGCTCACGCGCATGGTCGGGAACGAGCTCCTCACGGACCTCGTCGAAGACCTGCGCTCGCGCACCCGACTCGTCGGCCTCGCGGCCATGCACGAGTCGAACCGCCTCGGAGAGTGGGCGGTCGAGCACCTGGAGCTCCTCGACCTCCTCGCCGGGGGCGACGCCGACGGCGCCTACGGCCTCATGCACCGCCACATCCACCACACCCTGGGGTGGTGGGAGGGCGATCCCGGACCCCAGTTCCAACCCGAGATCCTCGGGTACGACTGA
- a CDS encoding hotdog fold thioesterase: MSIWFVEPDVEYAASRNTETAVRALGIEITGSTDDSLFGRMPVDGRTRQPGGVLHGGASVVLAETLASWGASFTVDPEKFYCVGMEINANHVRPVADGWVTGTATPLSRGRTTQVWDIRITDDQGRLVCVSRCTMAILAKPSQY, translated from the coding sequence ATGAGCATCTGGTTCGTCGAGCCCGACGTCGAGTACGCGGCCTCCCGCAACACCGAGACCGCCGTGCGCGCGCTCGGCATCGAGATCACCGGGTCGACCGACGACTCCCTCTTCGGACGCATGCCCGTCGACGGGCGCACGCGCCAGCCGGGCGGCGTGCTGCACGGCGGAGCATCCGTCGTCCTCGCCGAAACCCTCGCGAGCTGGGGCGCGAGCTTCACGGTCGATCCCGAGAAGTTCTACTGCGTCGGCATGGAGATCAACGCCAACCACGTGCGACCCGTCGCCGACGGCTGGGTCACGGGCACCGCGACGCCGCTCAGCCGCGGCCGCACGACGCAGGTGTGGGACATCCGCATCACCGACGACCAGGGGCGTCTCGTGTGCGTGTCGCGCTGCACGATGGCGATCCTCGCGAAGCCCTCTCAGTACTGA
- a CDS encoding carboxymuconolactone decarboxylase family protein yields MTALDDAAIAEADRVGIEPLLRELVRLRASQLNGCSYCVDQHSRDALAAGEHDQRLFAVAVWRESNFFTPRERAAFALTDAVTRLSETHVPDEVWHEASAHFTDDELAALLALLVSINAWNELAVSTRGWRPKLQA; encoded by the coding sequence GTGACCGCCCTCGACGACGCCGCGATCGCCGAAGCCGACCGGGTCGGCATCGAACCGCTCCTCCGCGAACTCGTGCGCCTGCGCGCCTCGCAGCTCAACGGCTGCTCGTACTGCGTCGACCAGCACTCGCGCGACGCGCTCGCCGCCGGCGAGCACGACCAGCGCCTCTTCGCCGTCGCCGTGTGGCGCGAGTCGAACTTCTTCACCCCGCGCGAGCGCGCGGCGTTCGCCCTCACCGACGCCGTCACGCGGCTCTCCGAGACGCACGTGCCCGACGAGGTCTGGCACGAGGCATCCGCTCACTTCACCGACGACGAGCTGGCCGCCCTCCTCGCCCTCCTCGTCTCGATCAACGCCTGGAACGAACTGGCCGTCTCGACCCGCGGCTGGCGACCCAAGCTCCAGGCCTGA
- a CDS encoding LLM class flavin-dependent oxidoreductase, translating to MIAGAAPVSIGLNAKTPVDDVRALAPRVERLGFRTLWVNDLPGTDSLSALRAAAAATTTLEVATGVIPLDRRPADTLDLDGIPAERLTLGIGSGSAPTGQLALVRSGIGALRARTDARIVVGALGPKMRRLSAIDADGVLLNWLTPATAAGAVAELHRDALEARLESGESDDEERAVRGILYVRTIVDETARPALEAEAAGYERVPAYAANFERLGIRAIDATISEASALDAYRDTVDEVVLRAITPGGTLAELEDFVERAAEWLA from the coding sequence ATGATCGCCGGAGCCGCGCCCGTCTCGATCGGGCTGAACGCGAAGACGCCCGTCGACGACGTGCGGGCGCTCGCGCCGCGTGTCGAACGGCTCGGGTTCCGCACCCTGTGGGTCAACGACCTCCCGGGCACCGACTCGCTCTCGGCGCTCCGCGCCGCGGCCGCCGCGACCACGACCCTCGAGGTCGCGACGGGCGTCATCCCGCTCGACCGGCGCCCGGCCGACACGCTCGACCTCGACGGCATCCCCGCCGAACGGCTGACCCTCGGGATCGGCTCGGGGTCGGCGCCGACCGGACAACTGGCGCTCGTGCGCTCCGGCATCGGGGCGCTCCGCGCCCGCACCGACGCACGCATCGTCGTGGGCGCCCTCGGGCCGAAGATGCGGCGGCTGTCGGCGATCGACGCCGACGGGGTGCTGCTCAACTGGCTGACGCCCGCGACCGCGGCCGGCGCCGTCGCCGAACTCCACCGCGATGCGCTCGAAGCACGGCTCGAGTCGGGAGAGAGCGATGACGAAGAGCGTGCCGTCCGAGGCATCCTCTACGTGCGCACGATCGTCGACGAGACCGCGCGACCGGCGCTCGAAGCCGAGGCGGCCGGATACGAGCGCGTGCCCGCGTACGCCGCGAACTTCGAGCGGCTCGGCATCAGGGCGATCGACGCGACGATCTCCGAGGCATCCGCCCTCGACGCCTACCGTGACACGGTCGACGAAGTCGTGCTGCGCGCGATCACGCCGGGCGGCACGCTCGCCGAGCTCGAGGACTTCGTCGAGCGCGCGGCGGAATGGCTCGCCTGA
- a CDS encoding WXG100 family type VII secretion target: protein MTEHIKVGGEGISALVDELARAHGEMGRTLEDLQTSLDQLSTQWSGAAQHAYARAQERWSVSMQHLHDELDRARHNTQLSNEAFADAARATQRLWSE, encoded by the coding sequence ATGACCGAACACATCAAGGTCGGGGGCGAGGGCATTTCGGCACTCGTCGACGAGTTGGCCCGCGCGCACGGCGAGATGGGTCGCACGCTCGAAGACCTGCAGACCTCGCTCGATCAGCTGTCGACCCAGTGGAGCGGCGCAGCGCAGCACGCGTACGCACGGGCGCAGGAGCGGTGGAGCGTGTCCATGCAGCACCTGCACGACGAACTCGACCGCGCACGGCACAACACGCAACTCTCGAACGAGGCCTTCGCAGACGCCGCGCGGGCGACGCAGCGACTCTGGAGCGAGTGA
- a CDS encoding NAD(P)-binding domain-containing protein, which yields MTNVPERVKVTVVGAGQAGLSVAFYLRRFELVADEDFVILDRAPGPGGAWQHRWSSLRLGTAHRVNDLPGMAELGLSFDTADRELPAKEVVADYYARFEEHFDLRVHRPMQVRRVQNDGADLRIDYEDLSPRPIEEQKTRGFFGRRRRTFSEVAPPAVPQHTLHTHFLVNATGTWGSPFVPFYPGMSEFQGRHLHTSDFVDAEDFRDQHVVVVGGGTSAIGFMLELEDVAAGLTWVSRRPIDWLDRQELDLEGASAAVAKQDEAARSGRALPSVVSGTGVPKNRRIAAGIERGLLVARPMFERIEGDHVVFDDGSTVKADAIIWATGFRPELRHLSPLKLREKAGGVTVGQGAVWSDPRVFLAGYGPQASTIGANRAGRMIARQIMAML from the coding sequence GTGACGAACGTACCCGAGCGTGTGAAGGTGACGGTGGTCGGCGCCGGCCAGGCCGGACTGTCGGTCGCCTTCTATCTGCGACGGTTCGAACTGGTCGCCGACGAGGACTTCGTGATCCTCGACCGCGCGCCCGGCCCCGGCGGCGCCTGGCAGCACCGCTGGTCGTCGCTGCGGCTCGGCACCGCGCACCGCGTCAACGATCTGCCGGGAATGGCCGAACTCGGGCTCAGCTTCGACACCGCCGACCGCGAACTTCCCGCGAAAGAGGTCGTCGCCGACTACTATGCGCGCTTCGAGGAGCACTTCGATCTGCGCGTGCACCGGCCGATGCAGGTGCGCAGGGTGCAGAACGACGGCGCCGACCTCCGCATCGACTACGAAGACCTGTCGCCGAGGCCGATCGAAGAGCAGAAGACGCGCGGGTTCTTCGGCCGTCGCCGCCGCACGTTCTCCGAGGTCGCGCCGCCCGCCGTGCCGCAGCACACCCTGCACACGCACTTCCTCGTCAATGCGACGGGCACGTGGGGGTCGCCGTTCGTGCCGTTCTACCCGGGCATGAGCGAGTTCCAGGGCCGACACCTGCACACGAGCGACTTCGTCGACGCCGAGGACTTCCGCGACCAGCACGTCGTCGTCGTGGGCGGCGGCACCTCGGCGATCGGCTTCATGCTCGAGCTCGAAGACGTCGCGGCCGGGCTCACATGGGTGTCCCGCCGCCCGATCGACTGGCTCGACCGGCAGGAGCTCGACCTCGAGGGCGCGTCGGCCGCGGTCGCGAAGCAAGACGAGGCCGCCCGATCGGGGCGTGCCCTGCCGTCGGTCGTGAGCGGCACGGGCGTGCCGAAGAACCGCCGCATCGCCGCGGGCATCGAGCGTGGCCTGCTCGTCGCGCGCCCCATGTTCGAGCGCATCGAGGGCGACCACGTCGTCTTCGACGACGGTTCGACGGTCAAGGCCGACGCGATCATCTGGGCGACGGGCTTCCGCCCCGAGCTGCGTCACCTCTCGCCGCTCAAGCTCCGCGAGAAGGCGGGCGGCGTGACCGTCGGCCAGGGCGCGGTGTGGAGCGACCCGCGCGTCTTCCTCGCGGGCTACGGTCCGCAGGCGTCGACGATCGGCGCGAACCGCGCGGGGCGCATGATCGCCCGCCAGATCATGGCGATGCTGTAG
- a CDS encoding zinc-binding alcohol dehydrogenase, giving the protein MSGGTPSWVIRENASQPVLLALYLREALGIASPVDLPHLRDIGPVGPPRSTDLQDAIERQWRAWWAMTVEPEAHPSPVPLELLDAYGTEIALPTSGAEELAAALGPHAEASRAWAQWAHDTYRTVSATRRGDSYRAYAGTIAEHEREVGRRAHSFELNVEVVPLVEPGVWWIGSMTVAVTDSLRADAAAFDEAIHPIIAELA; this is encoded by the coding sequence ATGTCCGGGGGGACGCCGTCGTGGGTGATTCGAGAGAACGCGAGTCAGCCGGTGCTGCTCGCCCTGTATCTGCGTGAGGCGCTCGGCATCGCCTCACCGGTCGATCTGCCGCATCTGCGCGACATCGGGCCCGTCGGCCCGCCGCGGTCGACCGATCTGCAAGACGCCATCGAACGGCAATGGCGCGCGTGGTGGGCGATGACGGTCGAACCCGAGGCGCATCCGTCGCCCGTGCCGCTCGAGCTGCTCGACGCGTACGGCACCGAGATCGCGCTCCCCACGTCGGGTGCCGAAGAGCTCGCGGCGGCCCTCGGCCCGCACGCCGAGGCATCCAGAGCCTGGGCCCAATGGGCCCACGACACCTACCGCACCGTGTCGGCGACCCGTCGCGGCGACTCGTACCGCGCCTACGCGGGCACGATCGCCGAGCACGAACGCGAGGTCGGGCGCCGCGCGCACTCATTCGAGCTCAACGTCGAGGTCGTGCCGCTCGTCGAGCCCGGCGTCTGGTGGATCGGCAGCATGACGGTCGCCGTCACCGACTCCCTCCGGGCCGACGCCGCGGCGTTCGACGAGGCGATCCACCCGATCATCGCGGAGCTCGCGTAG
- the purM gene encoding phosphoribosylformylglycinamidine cyclo-ligase, with protein sequence MKEAVAATHGPSVLGGVGGFAGLFDVSALKGYERPLLATSTDGVGTKIAIAQALDIHDTIGQDLVGMVVDDIVVVGAKPLFMTDYIACGKVVPDRIAAIVTGIARACAETGTALVGGETAEHPGLMGADDYDVAGAATGVVEASRVLGAEKVEDGDAILAIESSGLHSNGYSLVRHILSQKGIRYTDVSADLGTSWGQALLEPTRLYTGPLVKLLETEGVGTSVHALSHVTGGGLAANLARVLPRGSWAEVDRSTWSPAPVFRVLNDLAGTTLESTEGTWNLGVGFFAVVSASAATAAIAALAGLGLPAWQVGTVSTSALPSSGSGREAFEQGAKGVDGGAVRLVGSYAG encoded by the coding sequence ATGAAAGAGGCGGTCGCCGCGACCCACGGGCCGAGCGTGCTCGGCGGGGTCGGCGGCTTCGCGGGCCTCTTCGACGTCTCGGCCCTGAAGGGCTACGAGCGTCCGCTGCTTGCGACCTCGACCGACGGCGTCGGCACGAAGATCGCGATCGCGCAGGCGCTCGACATCCACGACACAATCGGCCAAGACCTCGTCGGCATGGTCGTCGACGACATCGTCGTGGTCGGGGCGAAGCCGCTCTTCATGACCGACTACATCGCGTGCGGCAAGGTCGTGCCCGACCGCATCGCGGCGATCGTCACGGGCATCGCGCGCGCGTGCGCCGAGACGGGCACGGCGCTCGTCGGCGGCGAGACGGCCGAGCACCCGGGCCTCATGGGCGCCGACGACTACGACGTCGCGGGTGCGGCGACGGGCGTCGTCGAGGCGAGCCGTGTGCTCGGCGCCGAGAAGGTCGAAGACGGCGATGCGATCCTCGCGATCGAGTCGTCGGGACTGCACTCGAACGGCTATTCGCTCGTCCGGCACATCCTGTCGCAGAAGGGCATTCGATACACGGATGTCTCGGCAGACCTCGGCACGTCGTGGGGCCAGGCGCTCCTCGAGCCGACGCGGCTCTACACGGGGCCCCTCGTGAAGCTCCTCGAGACCGAGGGCGTCGGCACGTCGGTGCACGCGCTCTCGCACGTGACGGGCGGCGGCCTCGCGGCGAACCTCGCTCGCGTCCTGCCGCGCGGCTCGTGGGCCGAGGTCGACCGCTCGACGTGGTCGCCCGCGCCCGTGTTCCGCGTGCTCAACGACCTCGCGGGCACGACCCTCGAATCGACCGAGGGCACGTGGAACCTCGGCGTCGGCTTCTTCGCCGTCGTCTCGGCATCCGCCGCGACCGCCGCGATCGCTGCGCTCGCCGGGCTCGGCCTGCCCGCGTGGCAGGTCGGCACGGTGTCGACATCGGCGCTTCCTTCGTCGGGCTCAGGGCGCGAGGCGTTCGAGCAGGGCGCCAAGGGCGTCGACGGCGGAGCCGTGCGGCTCGTCGGATCGTACGCGGGCTGA